In one Geoglobus acetivorans genomic region, the following are encoded:
- a CDS encoding SPFH domain-containing protein: MASELLIGLLVVVLLFLLSSIKIVKEYERGVIFRLGRLVGARGPGIFIVIPLLEQMQVVDLRTVTYDVPSQEVVTKDNVTVRVNAVVYYRVLDPEKAVTEVFDYRYATAQIAQTTLRSVIGQAELDELLSEREKLNVRLQHIIDEATNPWGIKVSAVEIKDVELPKEMQRAMAMQAEAERERRAKIIRADGEFQSAMKLKDAAEILAESRGAMMLRILQTMNEIGNAENATIIFPIPIEILEYFKKSKGEK; encoded by the coding sequence ATGGCAAGCGAACTTTTGATAGGACTGCTGGTAGTGGTATTGCTGTTCCTGCTGTCCTCGATTAAAATAGTGAAGGAGTACGAAAGAGGCGTTATATTCAGGCTCGGAAGGCTCGTTGGAGCGAGAGGGCCGGGAATATTCATTGTCATACCGCTCCTCGAACAGATGCAGGTAGTCGATTTGAGAACTGTAACTTACGACGTCCCATCACAGGAAGTCGTGACAAAAGATAATGTTACGGTCAGGGTGAATGCAGTCGTTTACTACAGGGTTCTCGACCCGGAAAAAGCTGTAACGGAGGTTTTTGATTACAGATATGCCACAGCCCAGATCGCCCAGACGACTCTGAGGAGTGTAATAGGTCAGGCTGAGCTTGATGAACTTCTTTCAGAGAGGGAGAAACTCAACGTCAGGCTGCAGCACATTATTGATGAGGCTACGAATCCATGGGGGATAAAGGTATCCGCAGTTGAGATTAAGGACGTTGAACTCCCCAAGGAGATGCAGAGGGCAATGGCAATGCAGGCTGAGGCAGAGAGAGAAAGAAGAGCCAAGATAATCAGAGCAGATGGTGAATTCCAGTCAGCCATGAAGCTGAAGGATGCCGCTGAGATTCTTGCCGAGAGCAGAGGAGCAATGATGCTCAGAATTCTCCAGACCATGAATGAGATAGGCAATGCCGAGAACGCTACCATCATATTCCCGATACCCATAGAGATTCTGGAGTACTTCAAGAAGAGCAAAGGTGAAAAGTGA
- a CDS encoding COG1361 S-layer family protein: MRRALLALIAFILILHPVAAISYADKPYFSGYIAQSNYLTTGEEKTLYVVLQNSARLWKIDYADQQEFQLFSNNPDYLKMLSTAYNVSVRFESDGLGVKTPEMFFPAIPAFQPIQLPVVVDASGVEEGEYDLTLNISYEVVDDVSFSSSLSITPVPSQDIYNYSYNATLGTYLPVPYQQIQDYQTTYSLDYLKIYYAEKTQEIRLKVVVEKPDVILNVTDVRSDIVAGGKGTITLVIKNDGKRDAENLFVSLLTPSGFTAQGVQQVDLESYTKALETMLSQNPMFSQFGLQGAEVQLPPELQSMLTQSAVYVGSLKAGESINVTFRVTANTGDGGYYPFQVRGTYTLDGDVKQTPPVAFGVSVKDKPEIRIVSVNSTVFAGSKGDVIIEVESTETLKDLKAKLETKPPLSAITEEYFVGDSAKATLKFRVKASGDAESTVYPAKLTLTYDLNGKEVEESFDIGIKVGDKIKFELDGQGEIPAGEEKIITVKIKNTGAFEVKDATARITVVDPFSTTDDSSYIGSLKPGEAKEVSFRLKADRDATPKTYALNLEIKYRDLNDEWVISDPVKLPIVVTEGRNTIPGFEAVVAVIALIAVAVWMRK; this comes from the coding sequence ATGAGGAGGGCATTACTGGCATTAATTGCATTCATACTAATTCTGCATCCGGTGGCAGCCATAAGCTATGCAGACAAGCCGTATTTCAGTGGGTATATTGCTCAGAGCAACTACCTGACGACAGGAGAAGAAAAGACCCTGTATGTGGTTTTGCAGAACAGTGCAAGACTCTGGAAGATTGACTATGCTGATCAGCAGGAATTTCAGCTATTCAGCAACAATCCCGATTACCTGAAAATGCTTTCAACGGCCTACAACGTCTCTGTGAGGTTTGAAAGCGATGGCCTTGGCGTTAAGACTCCTGAAATGTTTTTCCCGGCCATTCCAGCCTTCCAGCCCATTCAGCTTCCTGTAGTTGTTGACGCCTCTGGCGTTGAGGAAGGTGAATATGACCTCACTCTGAACATTAGCTATGAGGTTGTCGACGATGTTTCATTCTCCTCATCGCTATCTATCACTCCTGTGCCATCTCAGGACATCTACAACTACTCTTACAACGCAACATTGGGAACCTATCTGCCTGTCCCGTATCAGCAGATACAGGATTATCAGACCACGTATTCTCTGGATTACCTGAAGATTTACTACGCTGAGAAAACCCAGGAAATCAGGCTGAAAGTTGTTGTGGAAAAGCCAGATGTCATTCTGAATGTGACCGACGTCCGCTCGGACATTGTCGCGGGTGGCAAGGGAACCATCACACTCGTTATAAAGAACGATGGAAAAAGAGATGCAGAGAACCTGTTTGTAAGCCTCCTGACACCATCTGGCTTTACTGCCCAGGGTGTCCAGCAGGTGGATCTTGAAAGCTATACCAAAGCTCTTGAAACCATGCTCTCCCAGAACCCCATGTTCTCCCAGTTTGGACTGCAGGGTGCTGAGGTTCAGCTTCCGCCTGAGCTTCAGAGCATGCTGACACAGAGTGCCGTTTACGTCGGATCTTTGAAGGCAGGAGAGAGCATAAACGTAACCTTCAGGGTTACGGCCAATACCGGGGATGGAGGCTATTATCCATTCCAGGTAAGGGGAACCTACACTCTTGACGGGGACGTTAAACAGACACCTCCTGTGGCTTTTGGTGTGAGCGTGAAGGACAAGCCGGAGATACGCATTGTCTCGGTCAATTCCACCGTATTTGCAGGCAGCAAGGGAGATGTGATTATTGAGGTTGAATCAACCGAAACTCTGAAGGATCTGAAGGCAAAGCTCGAGACGAAGCCCCCGCTTTCGGCAATAACCGAGGAGTACTTTGTCGGAGACTCTGCAAAGGCCACACTCAAGTTCAGGGTTAAGGCAAGCGGGGATGCTGAAAGTACAGTGTATCCTGCGAAGCTCACTCTCACGTATGACCTGAACGGAAAGGAGGTTGAGGAATCGTTTGATATTGGAATCAAAGTGGGTGATAAGATTAAATTTGAGCTTGACGGTCAGGGAGAGATTCCGGCTGGAGAAGAAAAAATCATTACCGTGAAAATCAAAAACACCGGTGCATTTGAGGTGAAGGACGCCACCGCAAGAATCACGGTCGTTGATCCCTTCTCGACCACTGATGATTCCTCTTACATAGGCAGTTTAAAGCCGGGAGAGGCAAAAGAGGTCTCGTTCAGACTGAAGGCTGATAGGGATGCCACACCAAAGACATACGCCCTGAATCTCGAGATAAAGTACAGGGATCTGAATGACGAGTGGGTCATAAGCGATCCGGTGAAGCTTCCGATAGTCGTTACGGAAGGCAGGAATACTATCCCCGGATTTGAGGCAGTGGTGGCAGTTATAGCCCTGATTGCTGTGGCAGTCTGGATGAGAAAATGA
- the hypE gene encoding hydrogenase expression/formation protein HypE, which produces MIRREDGAGGKYMSEFLKKRIFSRIDTSAGEIALSDMEDSADFDDAYVLTTDSYTAFPPVFRGGSIGSLAICGTSNDLAVVGAEPAFMSLAFIIQEGFEDSVFERIMDDIAHWVEKIGVKIITGDTKVVEMNAGIFVNTSGIGMRNEHLERNLETVREHRNYPFRWIRDSGLRTGDAIIVSGAIGEHGLTMLLEREDLGFEIDIESDVQPVWFAVRDALDVGGIVAMKDPTRGGLAETLNEMAEKSGVGIKIDEEKIPVRDDVAGVCEALGLDPLTLANEGKVVLGVVSELAEDVLKALRRHDRNAEIIGHATDKFKEVVVETKIGTTKILPPPVMDPIPRVC; this is translated from the coding sequence ATGATAAGAAGAGAAGATGGTGCCGGCGGAAAATACATGTCAGAATTTCTCAAAAAGAGGATTTTTTCAAGAATTGACACCAGCGCTGGAGAGATTGCTCTTTCCGACATGGAGGACTCTGCGGATTTCGATGATGCGTACGTGCTGACGACAGACAGCTACACTGCCTTCCCTCCGGTGTTCAGAGGGGGCAGCATAGGAAGTCTTGCGATTTGCGGCACGTCCAATGACCTGGCCGTTGTTGGTGCTGAGCCCGCATTCATGTCCCTTGCGTTCATAATCCAGGAGGGCTTCGAGGACAGTGTTTTCGAGAGAATTATGGACGATATTGCCCACTGGGTGGAGAAGATCGGTGTTAAGATAATAACGGGGGACACAAAAGTTGTCGAAATGAACGCAGGCATATTCGTGAACACATCCGGAATTGGAATGAGAAACGAACACCTTGAAAGGAATCTTGAGACAGTAAGAGAACACAGAAACTACCCGTTCAGGTGGATCAGAGATTCCGGATTGAGAACAGGAGATGCGATAATTGTCAGCGGAGCCATCGGGGAGCATGGTCTGACGATGCTCCTTGAGAGAGAAGACCTTGGATTTGAGATTGACATTGAGAGTGATGTTCAGCCGGTCTGGTTTGCCGTGAGAGATGCGCTTGACGTGGGAGGAATTGTGGCAATGAAGGATCCAACAAGAGGTGGGCTGGCAGAAACTCTGAACGAAATGGCTGAAAAAAGCGGCGTTGGAATAAAGATAGACGAGGAGAAAATTCCGGTCAGAGACGATGTCGCTGGCGTGTGTGAGGCTCTCGGACTTGATCCACTAACCCTCGCCAACGAGGGCAAAGTTGTTCTCGGGGTTGTTAGCGAGCTTGCTGAGGACGTTCTGAAAGCTCTGAGAAGGCATGATAGAAATGCAGAGATAATTGGCCACGCCACCGACAAATTCAAAGAGGTCGTGGTTGAAACGAAAATAGGCACGACAAAGATCCTCCCTCCACCGGTAATGGATCCGATTCCAAGAGTTTGCTGA
- a CDS encoding TrmB family transcriptional regulator gives MDRLVEVLKDFRLSDYEIKVLLTLITEGEMSASELAERSRIPRTSVYEVIRSLENRGLVESFGKPMKFRAIPAERLIDFFSSKLKEKMQVISEGLKELERKSKKETVSFHKGDLAYNVIEGLVKDSEMVEIYGISIDDRMKAIFEKYREKVILNLMGKSDVVHGLIFGQNTVLIFTVVNGVPNIMMGSGEFYEFYRDMVEMFKNRKPPEI, from the coding sequence ATGGACAGACTGGTGGAAGTGCTGAAAGACTTCAGACTTTCAGATTACGAAATAAAGGTGCTTTTAACGCTCATAACCGAAGGAGAAATGTCAGCCTCGGAGCTGGCAGAAAGGAGCAGAATTCCAAGAACTTCGGTGTATGAGGTTATAAGAAGTTTGGAAAACAGGGGACTCGTTGAATCCTTCGGAAAACCAATGAAGTTCAGAGCAATACCTGCCGAAAGGCTGATAGACTTCTTTTCATCCAAGCTGAAAGAAAAAATGCAGGTCATTAGCGAGGGATTGAAGGAGCTTGAGAGGAAAAGCAAAAAGGAGACCGTATCATTCCACAAGGGTGATCTTGCATACAACGTCATTGAAGGCCTTGTGAAGGATTCGGAGATGGTGGAAATATACGGTATCAGCATTGACGATAGAATGAAAGCCATCTTCGAAAAATACAGGGAAAAGGTGATACTGAACCTCATGGGAAAAAGCGATGTCGTTCACGGACTTATTTTCGGACAGAATACTGTGCTGATATTTACGGTGGTAAATGGTGTTCCGAACATAATGATGGGTTCGGGCGAATTTTACGAGTTCTACAGAGATATGGTTGAAATGTTTAAAAATAGGAAGCCTCCGGAAATTTAA
- a CDS encoding efflux RND transporter permease subunit, translated as MKVFDLLSSSVVKGRYLILALVAVAVILAIHSSQNITMDQGYETYFSKDYREYQQYVLFSKNFGGGVASIYIFIKGDDVVNYETYDFALKLGEEISRIDGIGRVKSPAHTVVDILGYLPADEEVLKQLSYQYSSFYLPKKTLMLMEFEVTADESQYNFIAKEVEKRISEIEKPPGIVVEATGNPMIMYQVDKSIGESMGTMGAVAVVLMVVTLVIVFRGVVELKRYLLLPLVISILTFLFAFGLMPVLGIPLTEITNAIAPILIGLSIEYAAQFMGRYEEERRKGNSPAISAVNSIRSVGLALSLAMITTVIGFLSMIFSGVPALGWFGLVSAIGLIVAYLLSLTFLPSVLLITDRKERERKDEEKISLTEKVLDLASLISARHYRVLLLTVLVITSASYYGYSKVPLETDFMKYIPQDLPAMRKLSELQDLVGSNDRIIAVFQTDGIDASVVARFEELARYVTNSEQNIVGYSSLGEIIRMNFNKLPSSDTEFQQALEKIPEDRVSRYMQGSSYAIYFTVSPMDWLEFRKLYERVTEEMKFFGIEYPFYLTGDVVLKMFVADLIVNGQNRMTIASFVFVFILLLFVYRSPRKAIVPIIPITVVILANGGLMYLLGYSRTLVTASLNSLTIGLGIDFSIHVMERYFEERRRGFEPEKAVEITITNIGKPILTSGLTMAGGFAAMLASPFPIMSDFGVVSLMAIILSLFAALTVVPAFLVFTDNLNSKNKKEKLDES; from the coding sequence ATGAAGGTCTTCGACCTTCTTTCTTCTTCTGTAGTGAAGGGAAGGTATCTGATTCTGGCTCTGGTAGCGGTAGCAGTTATACTCGCAATTCATTCGAGTCAGAACATAACGATGGATCAGGGTTATGAAACGTATTTCAGCAAGGACTACAGGGAGTATCAGCAGTACGTTCTGTTTTCAAAGAACTTCGGTGGGGGTGTCGCGAGCATCTACATCTTCATAAAGGGCGACGATGTTGTGAACTACGAGACATATGATTTCGCTCTCAAGCTTGGAGAGGAAATTTCGAGGATCGATGGTATCGGGCGGGTGAAATCGCCAGCCCACACGGTGGTAGATATCCTCGGATATCTGCCTGCTGATGAAGAAGTCCTGAAACAGCTGTCTTACCAGTATTCCTCTTTTTACCTTCCCAAAAAAACCCTGATGCTGATGGAGTTCGAGGTTACTGCAGATGAAAGCCAGTATAATTTCATAGCCAAGGAGGTCGAGAAACGAATTTCTGAAATTGAAAAGCCCCCCGGAATCGTGGTCGAGGCCACAGGAAATCCAATGATAATGTACCAGGTGGATAAGAGCATTGGAGAAAGCATGGGGACTATGGGGGCTGTAGCCGTAGTGTTGATGGTGGTGACGCTTGTCATAGTTTTCAGGGGCGTTGTTGAACTCAAGAGGTATCTTCTTCTGCCCCTCGTGATATCGATTCTCACGTTCCTGTTTGCATTCGGACTGATGCCCGTACTCGGAATCCCTCTCACAGAGATTACAAACGCCATCGCTCCGATTCTGATAGGCCTCAGTATTGAATATGCCGCTCAGTTCATGGGCAGGTATGAGGAGGAGAGGAGGAAGGGAAACAGCCCGGCAATTTCCGCTGTGAACTCCATCAGGAGTGTGGGTCTCGCGCTGTCTCTTGCGATGATCACCACCGTTATCGGTTTTCTTTCCATGATATTCTCCGGAGTTCCCGCTCTGGGCTGGTTCGGACTGGTTTCGGCAATTGGTCTGATCGTGGCATATCTCCTGAGCCTGACGTTTCTTCCGTCAGTTCTCCTCATAACTGACAGGAAAGAGAGGGAGCGAAAGGATGAGGAAAAAATCTCTCTTACGGAGAAAGTTCTCGATCTTGCCTCGTTAATCTCAGCAAGACATTACAGGGTTTTACTGCTTACTGTCCTTGTCATAACCTCTGCGAGCTATTATGGCTACTCAAAGGTGCCTTTGGAGACAGATTTCATGAAGTACATCCCTCAGGATCTTCCGGCCATGAGAAAGCTCAGCGAGCTTCAGGACCTTGTGGGGAGTAACGATAGAATAATAGCCGTTTTCCAGACTGATGGTATTGATGCGAGCGTCGTTGCGAGATTCGAGGAACTTGCCAGATATGTTACAAACTCCGAGCAGAACATTGTCGGGTACTCGTCTCTTGGTGAAATAATCAGGATGAACTTCAACAAACTCCCTTCCAGCGACACGGAATTTCAGCAGGCACTCGAAAAAATCCCTGAAGACAGGGTTTCGAGGTACATGCAGGGCTCGAGCTACGCAATATACTTCACGGTTTCTCCCATGGACTGGCTCGAGTTCAGGAAGCTTTATGAAAGGGTCACTGAGGAAATGAAGTTCTTCGGTATAGAGTATCCGTTCTACCTCACGGGTGATGTCGTCCTGAAAATGTTCGTCGCTGATCTGATTGTCAACGGTCAGAACAGGATGACCATTGCAAGTTTTGTCTTCGTGTTTATTCTGCTTCTGTTTGTTTACAGAAGTCCAAGGAAAGCAATCGTTCCAATAATACCCATTACTGTGGTTATACTTGCGAATGGAGGTCTTATGTATCTTCTCGGCTATTCCAGAACTCTTGTTACCGCCTCTCTGAACTCCCTGACAATAGGTCTCGGAATCGATTTTTCCATTCACGTGATGGAAAGGTATTTCGAGGAGAGGAGAAGGGGATTTGAACCTGAAAAGGCAGTTGAGATTACAATAACCAACATAGGTAAGCCGATTTTAACGTCCGGTCTCACCATGGCAGGGGGTTTTGCCGCAATGCTCGCTTCACCTTTCCCCATCATGTCTGATTTTGGTGTGGTCAGCCTGATGGCGATAATCCTGAGCCTCTTCGCAGCCCTCACGGTCGTTCCAGCATTTCTGGTCTTTACTGACAACCTGAACAGTAAAAACAAAAAAGAGAAATTGGATGAGAGCTAA
- a CDS encoding single-stranded-DNA-specific exonuclease RecJ, with the protein MEELLKKANSIAEILRREDDILIVTHIDADGITSGAIAYRALERAGKEADILFVKTLDDEAINEIADGGRFVWFTDLGSGQVSSIERSGIRCVISDHHNPEKITDNQINPHIFGHDGSYELSGSTTTYLVARFLGLNFDLSGIAIVGAVGDLQDSNYGRLTGLNRLVLKEAENSGHIETIRDIRFFGKQTRPVFKMLEYTFDPYLPGISGNERGAIDFLNSLGVRVKDDGQWLRWIDLTAEEKRKITSEIVRMLISRRYPFKLIRRIVGESYLLREEEPGTEVRDAMEFSTLLNATARYGEEMVGLKVCLGDRDEAFRKAKALLQNHRRNLSDGIKLVDEIGIVELDHIQYFHAGNRILDTIIGIVAGMSYSFANRGKPIIAFAENDDGIKVSARATKALVEKGVHLAQALKIAAEKVGGKGGGHSIAAGATIPKGSEDEFLKILDKLIGEQVLK; encoded by the coding sequence GTGGAAGAACTCCTTAAAAAAGCAAATTCTATCGCCGAAATTCTCAGGCGGGAAGACGATATACTGATTGTAACTCACATAGATGCGGATGGCATCACTTCTGGAGCGATAGCCTACAGGGCGCTTGAAAGGGCAGGCAAGGAAGCGGACATTCTCTTTGTGAAAACCTTGGATGATGAAGCCATAAATGAAATAGCTGACGGGGGCAGGTTTGTCTGGTTTACGGATCTCGGTAGCGGGCAGGTAAGCTCTATAGAGCGTTCGGGAATAAGGTGCGTCATATCTGACCATCACAATCCCGAAAAAATCACCGACAACCAGATCAATCCTCACATTTTTGGGCATGATGGCTCGTACGAGCTGAGCGGTTCAACAACAACATACCTCGTTGCGAGATTTCTCGGACTGAATTTTGACCTCTCGGGGATAGCGATAGTCGGGGCTGTTGGAGATCTGCAGGACAGCAATTATGGCCGGCTCACTGGACTGAACAGACTCGTGCTGAAGGAGGCAGAAAATTCTGGCCATATAGAAACCATCAGGGATATAAGGTTTTTCGGAAAGCAGACCAGACCGGTTTTCAAAATGCTTGAATACACCTTCGACCCCTATCTGCCTGGAATTAGCGGTAATGAGAGGGGTGCAATCGACTTTCTGAACTCGCTTGGAGTTCGAGTTAAGGATGACGGGCAATGGCTCAGGTGGATTGATCTCACGGCAGAGGAGAAAAGGAAAATCACAAGCGAAATCGTGAGGATGCTGATTTCGAGGAGGTACCCCTTCAAGCTCATCAGGAGGATTGTTGGGGAAAGTTACCTTCTGAGGGAAGAGGAACCCGGAACCGAGGTAAGGGATGCAATGGAATTCTCGACCCTTCTGAATGCGACTGCTCGTTATGGTGAAGAGATGGTCGGTCTGAAAGTGTGCCTTGGAGACAGGGATGAGGCGTTCAGAAAAGCGAAGGCATTGCTCCAGAACCACAGAAGAAATCTGAGTGACGGAATAAAACTTGTTGACGAAATTGGCATTGTTGAGCTTGACCACATACAGTACTTCCATGCAGGGAACAGGATTCTCGATACCATAATCGGAATCGTTGCCGGGATGAGCTACTCGTTTGCGAACCGTGGCAAACCAATCATTGCCTTTGCTGAGAACGATGATGGAATCAAGGTATCAGCCAGAGCAACGAAGGCTCTCGTTGAAAAGGGTGTGCATCTTGCCCAGGCTCTGAAAATAGCTGCTGAGAAGGTTGGGGGAAAGGGTGGAGGCCACAGCATAGCTGCCGGAGCAACCATACCGAAAGGGAGCGAGGATGAGTTTCTGAAGATTCTCGATAAATTAATAGGTGAACAGGTTTTGAAATGA
- a CDS encoding isopentenyl phosphate kinase codes for MKILKIGGSLITDKSEGAFEIAKTDVMDMISRQIRGEVILVHGAGSFGHPHVKKFGLSPEGVSRTHSACLRLNAIFCSSLIEHGLNPIPLHPMEFFNNPDYEFVKELVSMGFIPVLHGDVVLENSKFRVMSGDEIVRVLAEELEPEAVGFASDLPVIVEGKPVEEINPRNFTEILRRIGDAGNKEDVTGGMRGKLEEAVRIARICDVFIFNGLENGAVEKFLEGRHVGTRLAKII; via the coding sequence TTGAAGATTTTGAAGATTGGCGGGAGCCTTATAACTGACAAGTCTGAAGGGGCGTTTGAGATTGCAAAAACAGACGTAATGGACATGATTTCCAGGCAAATACGTGGTGAGGTGATCCTCGTTCACGGGGCTGGCAGTTTCGGTCACCCACATGTAAAAAAATTCGGTCTTTCTCCGGAGGGCGTTTCAAGGACGCACAGCGCATGCCTCAGGCTCAATGCAATATTCTGCAGCTCGCTGATAGAACACGGGCTGAACCCGATTCCTCTGCACCCAATGGAGTTCTTCAACAATCCAGATTATGAATTTGTTAAGGAACTCGTTTCAATGGGATTCATTCCAGTGCTTCACGGGGATGTCGTTCTGGAAAACAGTAAGTTCAGGGTGATGAGCGGAGACGAAATTGTCAGAGTCCTTGCGGAAGAGCTTGAGCCTGAAGCCGTTGGATTTGCAAGCGACCTGCCGGTGATTGTGGAAGGCAAACCCGTTGAGGAAATAAACCCCAGAAACTTTACCGAAATTCTAAGGAGGATCGGGGATGCAGGAAACAAGGAGGACGTTACAGGTGGAATGAGGGGGAAACTGGAGGAAGCAGTCAGAATAGCCAGAATCTGTGACGTTTTCATATTCAACGGTCTTGAGAATGGAGCCGTTGAAAAATTCCTTGAAGGTCGTCATGTTGGAACGCGGCTGGCAAAAATTATTTAA
- a CDS encoding PaaI family thioesterase: MDVRTHKLADRELVGRVVEVGDGYARVVLKTTDSMAVDEHGLVHGGFTFGAADLAAMVAVNHPNVVLYRAEVRFTAPVRAGEEITAEATVTGVEGKKITVDVRAFTDKTVLEGLMYCYIPDRHVFEK; this comes from the coding sequence ATGGATGTGCGAACACATAAGCTTGCGGACAGGGAACTTGTTGGCAGGGTTGTTGAGGTGGGTGATGGCTATGCAAGGGTTGTGCTGAAAACCACTGACAGTATGGCTGTTGATGAACATGGACTTGTGCATGGTGGCTTCACGTTTGGTGCCGCAGACCTTGCCGCAATGGTTGCGGTAAACCATCCCAACGTGGTGCTTTACAGGGCCGAGGTGAGGTTTACGGCTCCTGTCAGGGCTGGGGAGGAGATTACAGCTGAAGCCACAGTTACCGGGGTCGAGGGTAAAAAGATCACGGTTGATGTGAGGGCGTTTACGGATAAAACGGTGCTTGAAGGCCTGATGTACTGCTACATCCCGGACAGACATGTGTTTGAAAAATAA
- the mvk gene encoding mevalonate kinase has translation MIASSPGKAIIFGEHAVVYGRHAVVSAINLRCYVKAEKSGDFRIISHFGKTGLDFRGEHAYISYAIKRFSESFDIKGVRIEVKSHIPPASGLGSSAAVTVATLGALNAEFEAGMDREDIFELARKVELDVQGIGSGTDPFVSTYGGGWIIPEKRKFTSNVEFGVINTGMESITSEMVRKVRELKEKYPELIEKIMDSIDQVALEGARALENGDVTKLNLLFRINQSLLRAIGVSTPEIDRIVADVESKGHSAKITGAGGGGCLLTTGEGDFRIKLSAEGVRVEDFEDWREPYN, from the coding sequence ATGATCGCCTCATCCCCAGGAAAGGCAATAATATTCGGAGAACATGCTGTGGTTTACGGAAGACACGCTGTCGTATCTGCGATAAACCTGAGATGCTATGTCAAAGCAGAGAAGTCAGGTGATTTTCGGATAATTTCACACTTCGGCAAAACCGGTCTGGATTTCAGAGGGGAGCATGCATACATTTCATATGCAATAAAAAGGTTCTCCGAGTCCTTTGACATTAAAGGAGTTAGAATTGAGGTCAAAAGCCATATACCTCCTGCATCAGGACTTGGCAGCTCTGCTGCAGTTACAGTTGCGACTCTTGGAGCGCTGAATGCCGAATTTGAAGCGGGAATGGACAGAGAGGACATTTTCGAACTCGCAAGAAAGGTTGAACTTGACGTTCAGGGCATAGGAAGCGGCACAGACCCGTTTGTTTCCACGTACGGAGGGGGCTGGATAATTCCTGAAAAGAGAAAATTTACGTCAAACGTCGAATTCGGGGTGATAAACACAGGAATGGAATCCATAACCTCCGAAATGGTCAGAAAGGTAAGGGAACTGAAAGAAAAGTATCCGGAACTGATTGAGAAGATTATGGATTCAATAGACCAGGTTGCATTGGAAGGCGCCAGAGCGCTCGAAAATGGGGATGTAACAAAGCTGAATCTCCTTTTCAGAATAAATCAGAGTCTCCTCAGGGCCATAGGGGTCAGCACACCTGAGATAGACCGGATTGTTGCTGATGTTGAATCAAAAGGCCATTCAGCAAAAATTACCGGGGCAGGAGGCGGGGGTTGCCTGCTGACCACGGGCGAGGGAGACTTCAGAATAAAACTTTCTGCGGAGGGGGTCAGAGTTGAAGATTTTGAAGATTGGCGGGAGCCTTATAACTGA
- a CDS encoding helix-turn-helix domain-containing protein, which produces MAEKKERNREHHEKLFKASMSPVRRQIVAAIGIHGKSRDEIKQELNLSDFQLKFNLDWLIREGFVVEEDGKLKLTDDGIELLEAG; this is translated from the coding sequence GTGGCAGAGAAAAAGGAGAGAAATAGAGAACACCATGAAAAACTCTTCAAGGCGTCAATGAGTCCTGTTAGAAGGCAGATAGTGGCTGCAATCGGTATCCACGGTAAGAGCAGAGATGAAATAAAACAGGAGCTGAATCTGTCTGATTTTCAGCTTAAATTCAATCTCGACTGGTTGATAAGGGAAGGGTTCGTTGTTGAGGAAGACGGAAAGCTGAAGCTCACCGACGACGGTATAGAGCTGCTTGAAGCCGGTTAA